The following proteins come from a genomic window of Leptospira bandrabouensis:
- a CDS encoding ABC-F family ATP-binding cassette domain-containing protein, whose product MIQFIQIYQHFGPKVLFEGFSWHIKPGCRVAIVGPNGSGKTTLFQMAAGKMKPESGEVIRSKNTVLSLFQQIPEFNPETSVIDTVLDENKLYAEYDGKRKLIESKFETISHDDPAFEELLHEQSDLEEFAHLHDLHGLEARAKKILSGLGFSTADFQRKTKEFSPGYHHRIGLAIALLNPHNLLLLDEPTNHLDDKTKSWLADFLVSQNQAFVLVTHDPEFLNQTVDTIIEINPHGTFEFQGSLEEFFEAKNEIQEKLKAQFEKEESYLKSRMEWVERFRAQATKARQVQSVIKRLEKRDKLDNPEESFWNQKPDYQFQFLPSSNIILRLENASFSYPDKNTGVKKTIFENAEIEISAGDKVALVGPNGAGKSTLMRCLLEKHKLDSGSIYYGPKTKLGYFSQTHGEDLDESLNLVETVLKKYPELSEERARTLLGHFAFPGDGVFKSVKHLSGGEQSRLRLALLVNHPSNCLFLDEPTNHLDIVIREAVKRALIDFPGSLLIISHDPDFMKGLCNRTFQLSGGVLQNLNCSFDDYLKFHKEEETESPAQNTSNKSKLEEKKANPQASKNKRKKLEKEIADLEVQIERLEKNKKDKEELLQDPEFFKNRSFQLEMDTYNDIKREISLLTKRWEDITIELEEMGGVT is encoded by the coding sequence TTGATCCAATTCATCCAAATCTATCAACACTTTGGCCCCAAAGTCCTCTTTGAGGGTTTCAGTTGGCATATCAAACCGGGGTGCCGGGTTGCCATCGTTGGGCCCAACGGTTCTGGAAAAACTACTCTTTTCCAAATGGCCGCAGGAAAGATGAAACCCGAATCTGGGGAAGTCATTCGTTCCAAAAATACCGTCCTTTCCCTTTTCCAACAGATCCCCGAATTTAACCCCGAGACATCTGTCATCGACACTGTCCTTGATGAAAACAAACTGTATGCAGAATACGATGGGAAACGGAAACTCATCGAATCCAAATTCGAAACGATAAGTCACGATGATCCCGCTTTTGAGGAACTCCTCCACGAACAAAGTGATTTGGAAGAATTTGCCCACTTACACGACTTACACGGTCTTGAAGCTCGTGCCAAAAAAATTCTATCGGGACTTGGATTTTCTACGGCAGACTTCCAAAGGAAAACCAAAGAGTTTTCCCCCGGTTACCACCACCGCATTGGTCTTGCCATTGCCCTTCTTAATCCACATAATTTATTACTTTTGGATGAACCCACAAACCATTTGGATGACAAAACCAAATCTTGGTTAGCTGACTTTCTTGTCTCACAGAACCAAGCCTTTGTGTTAGTGACACACGATCCTGAATTTTTAAACCAAACAGTGGATACTATCATTGAAATCAATCCTCATGGAACGTTTGAATTCCAAGGTAGTTTGGAAGAATTTTTTGAAGCCAAAAATGAAATCCAAGAAAAACTAAAAGCACAATTCGAAAAAGAAGAAAGTTATCTCAAAAGCCGCATGGAATGGGTGGAACGATTTCGTGCCCAAGCCACCAAAGCAAGACAAGTCCAATCGGTCATCAAACGATTGGAAAAAAGAGACAAACTAGACAATCCAGAAGAATCTTTCTGGAACCAAAAACCAGACTACCAATTCCAATTTCTTCCTTCCAGTAATATCATCTTACGTTTGGAAAATGCTTCATTTTCTTATCCTGATAAAAACACAGGTGTGAAAAAAACGATTTTTGAAAATGCAGAAATTGAAATTTCTGCTGGCGACAAAGTGGCGTTAGTTGGTCCCAATGGAGCAGGAAAATCAACACTTATGCGTTGTCTTTTGGAGAAACACAAGTTGGATTCTGGTTCTATCTATTATGGCCCCAAAACCAAACTAGGATATTTTTCCCAAACGCACGGGGAAGATTTAGATGAAAGCCTGAACCTAGTGGAAACTGTATTAAAAAAATATCCGGAGCTCAGTGAAGAAAGGGCAAGAACCCTCCTCGGGCATTTTGCCTTTCCTGGGGATGGAGTTTTTAAATCCGTAAAACACCTATCAGGTGGAGAACAAAGTCGGCTTCGGTTGGCCCTCCTCGTCAACCACCCCTCCAATTGTTTATTTTTGGATGAACCCACAAACCATTTGGACATTGTGATCCGGGAAGCAGTCAAACGAGCTCTCATTGATTTTCCAGGAAGCCTTCTCATTATTAGCCATGATCCCGACTTTATGAAGGGACTTTGTAACCGCACCTTCCAACTTTCCGGCGGAGTTTTGCAAAATCTAAATTGTAGTTTTGATGATTACCTCAAGTTCCATAAGGAAGAGGAAACGGAATCTCCGGCCCAAAATACTTCTAACAAATCTAAATTGGAAGAAAAAAAGGCCAATCCGCAAGCCAGCAAAAACAAACGAAAGAAATTAGAGAAAGAAATTGCCGATTTGGAAGTCCAAATAGAGAGACTGGAAAAAAATAAAAAGGACAAAGAGGAACTTTTACAGGATCCAGAGTTCTTTAAAAACAGAAGTTTTCAGTTGGAAATGGACACTTATAACGATATTAAAAGAGAGATAAGCCTCCTTACGAAACGTTGGGAGGATATAACGATAGAACTAGAGGAAATGGGTGGAGTCACATAA
- a CDS encoding rhodanese-like domain-containing protein: MVPEIDVVSFKKRLDARAEGKDDFFVLDVRNPNEQQIALVPGTDKLIPVSELAARIEELKNQIDKEILVYCRSGGRSGMACGILAQAGFKSYKNVAGGTLAYSDLVDPSMQKY; this comes from the coding sequence ATGGTACCGGAAATCGATGTAGTGAGTTTTAAAAAACGTCTGGATGCGCGTGCAGAAGGAAAAGATGATTTTTTTGTATTGGATGTTAGAAACCCAAATGAACAACAAATTGCTTTAGTTCCTGGTACTGACAAACTCATTCCTGTAAGCGAACTTGCAGCTCGAATCGAAGAATTAAAAAACCAAATCGACAAAGAAATTTTGGTGTATTGCCGTTCCGGTGGAAGGTCAGGAATGGCCTGTGGAATTTTAGCCCAAGCAGGATTTAAGTCCTATAAAAACGTAGCCGGAGGAACTTTAGCTTATTCCGATTTAGTCGATCCTTCCATGCAAAAGTATTAA
- a CDS encoding 3-deoxy-7-phosphoheptulonate synthase, whose product MKPTANLRILEQHSLIPPSVIMEELPLTDAASDVVLRTRSEISDIIHGKDNKRMLVVVGPCSVHDIGAVMEYASKLKPKIEEFQKELLIVMRVYFEKPRTTVGWKGLINDPDLDGSFHINKGLQLARKLLLDLNNMGIPCGTEFLDVISPQYIADLVAWGAIGARTTESQVHRELASGLSAPIGFKNGTDGNVQIAVDAIRSASSSHHFLSVTNQGSSAIFRTAGNKDTHVILRGGNKGPNFDEASVNEVGAQIEKAGLPSKVMIDCSHGNSQKDFRKQPAVIDAVAEQFAKGSKHILGVMIESHLKEGNQSIDAKPLTYGQSITDACVSWETTVPMFERLAEAARKRK is encoded by the coding sequence ATGAAACCTACAGCCAATTTAAGAATTTTAGAACAACATAGTCTTATCCCACCTTCGGTCATCATGGAAGAACTTCCATTGACGGATGCAGCCTCCGATGTAGTTCTCCGTACAAGAAGTGAAATTTCTGATATCATCCACGGAAAAGACAACAAGCGCATGTTAGTTGTAGTAGGACCATGTTCTGTCCACGACATTGGTGCGGTGATGGAATATGCATCTAAACTCAAACCAAAAATTGAAGAGTTTCAAAAAGAACTTCTGATTGTGATGCGAGTTTATTTTGAAAAACCAAGAACCACAGTTGGTTGGAAAGGACTCATCAATGATCCCGATTTAGATGGATCTTTTCATATCAACAAAGGGCTCCAACTTGCTCGTAAACTTTTATTAGATCTTAACAATATGGGAATCCCATGTGGGACAGAATTTTTAGATGTAATTTCACCACAGTACATTGCTGACTTAGTGGCTTGGGGTGCGATTGGTGCGAGAACCACTGAAAGCCAAGTCCACAGGGAACTCGCATCTGGACTTTCTGCACCTATCGGTTTTAAAAATGGAACCGATGGAAATGTTCAGATCGCTGTGGATGCCATTCGTTCCGCAAGTTCCAGCCATCATTTTCTTTCTGTGACCAACCAAGGAAGTAGTGCTATCTTTCGCACCGCAGGAAATAAAGACACTCATGTGATATTACGTGGGGGAAACAAAGGGCCTAACTTCGATGAGGCGTCAGTCAATGAAGTGGGTGCGCAAATTGAAAAAGCAGGTCTTCCCTCCAAAGTGATGATCGATTGTTCCCATGGAAATAGCCAAAAGGACTTTCGTAAACAACCAGCTGTGATTGATGCCGTAGCAGAACAATTTGCAAAAGGCAGCAAACATATTCTAGGTGTGATGATCGAAAGTCATTTAAAAGAAGGAAACCAGTCCATCGATGCCAAACCTCTGACCTATGGACAGTCCATCACAGATGCTTGTGTTTCTTGGGAAACAACGGTTCCTATGTTCGAAAGATTGGCAGAAGCTGCTAGAAAGAGAAAATAG
- the panB gene encoding 3-methyl-2-oxobutanoate hydroxymethyltransferase: MKNIILQYKKKYDAGEPISVITCYDYTFATLFNRTEVDCLLVGDSLGMVIQGNHSTLPVTLDEIIYHTKAVCKGAPDKTIIADLPFLSYQTSIEEGIRSAGRVLKETNASCVKLEGDSDFIIELTKRMTESGIPVFAHLGLTPQSVHTLGGHRVQGKTEAARSKMVRKSRELAEAGAFALLLEMVPESLGKEITESIRIPTIGIGAGKYTSGQVLVMQDLLGLNEDFHPKFLKKFGNLSGAVKDAVNLYHREVSKREYPSEAHVFSDT, from the coding sequence ATGAAAAACATTATTCTACAGTATAAAAAAAAATACGATGCGGGTGAACCTATCTCTGTCATCACTTGTTACGATTATACCTTTGCGACACTTTTCAACAGAACAGAAGTGGATTGCCTCCTTGTCGGTGATTCTCTGGGAATGGTGATCCAAGGAAATCATTCGACTCTTCCTGTCACTTTGGATGAGATCATCTATCATACAAAAGCAGTTTGTAAGGGAGCGCCCGACAAAACCATAATCGCTGATTTGCCGTTTTTATCTTACCAAACATCGATCGAAGAAGGGATTCGTTCTGCAGGCCGTGTTTTAAAAGAAACCAATGCTTCTTGTGTGAAACTGGAAGGAGATTCCGACTTTATCATCGAACTCACAAAACGAATGACGGAATCAGGAATTCCGGTTTTTGCTCACTTGGGTCTCACTCCACAATCGGTGCACACTCTTGGTGGTCACCGTGTCCAAGGAAAAACAGAAGCCGCTCGTTCCAAAATGGTTCGTAAATCCAGAGAACTTGCTGAAGCAGGCGCCTTTGCTTTGTTACTCGAAATGGTGCCCGAATCTCTCGGAAAAGAAATCACAGAATCCATTCGCATTCCGACCATTGGGATTGGAGCTGGAAAATACACTTCGGGCCAGGTGCTTGTGATGCAGGATTTGCTAGGCCTGAATGAAGACTTTCATCCTAAGTTTTTAAAGAAGTTTGGGAATCTCAGTGGGGCAGTAAAGGATGCGGTGAATTTATACCACCGTGAAGTTTCGAAACGTGAGTATCCGTCGGAAGCCCACGTTTTTTCAGACACATAG
- the folK gene encoding 2-amino-4-hydroxy-6-hydroxymethyldihydropteridine diphosphokinase encodes MKYSNIAFLSLGSNIGDRHHFMDQAIWEISTLPEVQILKQSERLETAPLENTNQPYFLNQILKVMVSSAFTLPCLLDSLQAIEDKLGRKRRSWKGPREIDIDILTYEAVVMKTDFLHLPHHSLYSRPFIKQLLTDMGEIGVYALFLELNHEKHYSTV; translated from the coding sequence ATGAAATATTCCAACATTGCCTTTTTGTCTCTGGGTTCGAACATCGGTGACAGGCACCATTTTATGGACCAGGCAATTTGGGAAATTTCCACCTTACCAGAAGTTCAAATTTTAAAACAATCCGAACGATTGGAAACTGCTCCACTCGAAAACACAAACCAACCTTACTTTTTAAATCAAATTCTAAAGGTAATGGTTTCTTCTGCTTTCACTCTTCCTTGTTTACTCGATTCTCTCCAAGCTATCGAGGACAAACTCGGTCGTAAACGTAGGTCTTGGAAAGGCCCAAGAGAAATCGACATCGATATTCTTACCTACGAAGCGGTTGTAATGAAAACAGATTTTTTGCATTTGCCTCACCATTCGCTTTATTCAAGACCATTCATCAAACAGTTGTTAACTGATATGGGAGAAATTGGAGTGTATGCACTCTTTTTGGAACTAAACCATGAAAAACATTATTCTACAGTATAA
- a CDS encoding ATP-binding protein, producing the protein MNLSEITSIRDGNPQCKTCGGVGITLAEHVRGSRSGALVLCHCIGSDCNTCESKGQAPFMTFDRKLDKMLPCVCHNARFSLRNLENLVEKANIPARYRFQFLSTIDIGDTASDPDMSFIIAHDWANELVHKFKNADFTPQGFYLWGGTGSGKTLLACVILNELIFRYGITCKYAKVNKDFLSAIRDTYQSDSETHGQERSIEREFANVDVLVIDDFGVQKESEFNNRKLYDLIDSRYEQEKLTLLTSNHSLIEWRDRGQGRIYSRLMEMTKEIELKCPDYRTKFVKR; encoded by the coding sequence ATGAATTTATCCGAAATTACTTCCATCCGAGACGGAAATCCACAGTGTAAAACCTGTGGCGGGGTCGGAATTACCTTAGCAGAACATGTTCGTGGCTCACGTTCTGGGGCCCTAGTCCTTTGCCATTGTATCGGCAGTGACTGTAACACTTGTGAGTCGAAAGGACAAGCTCCCTTTATGACTTTTGACAGGAAGTTGGACAAAATGCTCCCTTGTGTTTGTCATAATGCCAGGTTTTCCCTTCGCAACTTAGAGAATTTAGTCGAAAAAGCCAACATTCCGGCAAGGTATCGGTTCCAATTTTTGTCTACAATCGACATAGGAGACACGGCAAGCGACCCTGATATGTCTTTTATCATTGCTCACGACTGGGCAAATGAACTAGTCCATAAATTTAAAAATGCAGATTTCACTCCGCAGGGGTTTTATCTTTGGGGTGGGACTGGTTCAGGGAAAACACTCCTTGCCTGTGTGATTTTAAACGAACTTATTTTTCGATATGGGATCACTTGTAAGTATGCTAAGGTGAATAAAGACTTTCTGTCTGCTATTCGAGATACTTACCAGTCCGATAGCGAAACACATGGGCAAGAACGTTCCATCGAAAGAGAATTTGCCAACGTGGATGTTCTCGTCATTGATGACTTCGGTGTCCAAAAGGAATCCGAATTCAACAATCGAAAGTTATACGATCTCATCGACAGTCGTTATGAACAAGAAAAACTCACTCTCCTGACATCGAACCATTCACTCATTGAATGGAGAGACCGAGGCCAAGGTAGAATTTATTCGCGGCTCATGGAAATGACCAAAGAAATTGAACTCAAGTGTCCTGATTATCGCACTAAGTTTGTAAAGAGGTAA
- the fcpA gene encoding flagellar coiling protein FcpA codes for MKIIKYLLILQLVSGFSVLFAQTQPANAQESQAAKDQVDELLKGELVPENDDAELTEDQKKRKKEIMEQESLWKNPDYKGYNKTFQELHQLSKTFANNQFRLALSNYQSGVNTIMKNRDWVEQFRKEEAEKKRLDEKWYWQKVDRKSREERIVYREKMKAKQDALNYFSKSINHLDEIKNPDLRERPEFKRLLSDVYRSWVMAEYDLQNLPQCIPILELYIEIDDNEKEYPAHKYLASAYSFEENMIKKTKGPDDMLFKYRYKKNVHLLRATELKYGKDSPEYKHIVNVINRDEVISVAQ; via the coding sequence ATGAAGATTATTAAGTATCTCCTTATTCTCCAACTGGTGTCCGGCTTCAGTGTGCTTTTCGCACAAACTCAGCCTGCTAACGCTCAAGAAAGCCAAGCGGCTAAAGATCAAGTCGACGAACTTCTCAAAGGCGAGCTCGTTCCTGAAAACGACGATGCAGAACTCACAGAAGACCAAAAAAAGAGAAAGAAAGAAATTATGGAACAGGAATCTCTTTGGAAGAATCCTGATTATAAAGGGTATAACAAAACTTTCCAAGAGTTACACCAACTTTCTAAAACTTTCGCAAACAACCAATTCCGTTTGGCTCTTTCTAACTACCAATCCGGTGTAAACACCATTATGAAAAATAGAGATTGGGTAGAACAATTCCGCAAAGAAGAAGCGGAAAAGAAACGCTTAGATGAAAAATGGTACTGGCAAAAAGTAGATCGTAAATCTAGAGAAGAACGTATTGTTTATCGTGAAAAAATGAAAGCGAAACAAGACGCTCTTAACTACTTCTCTAAATCGATCAACCACCTTGATGAAATCAAAAACCCTGACTTAAGAGAAAGACCTGAGTTTAAAAGACTTCTTTCTGATGTTTATCGTTCTTGGGTAATGGCTGAGTATGACCTTCAAAATCTTCCTCAGTGTATTCCAATTCTTGAACTTTACATCGAAATCGATGACAACGAGAAAGAATACCCTGCTCACAAGTATCTTGCAAGTGCATATAGCTTCGAAGAAAACATGATCAAAAAGACAAAAGGTCCAGATGATATGCTCTTCAAGTATCGTTACAAAAAGAACGTTCACTTATTACGTGCCACTGAGTTAAAATATGGAAAAGATTCTCCTGAATACAAACATATTGTTAACGTAATCAACCGAGATGAGGTTATTTCGGTAGCACAATAA
- a CDS encoding ABC transporter permease: MKASLFRFYLKRELFSRFRYSLLIVVSITLGVGSVIGIHSYKDNTANAIKKEAKSIMGADIALQSPQEITKTAENLVNTSLPKGSETSASIQFLSMISNESGEENSLSFVKAVETNYPFYGEMKTEPEAAYRNLKPNQVLLDKSLVENLKLKIGDRVRLGDSLLVLAGVVVKEPGAVGSFVGSAPGSIILRDTANKTGLVQRGSRIRYTIYAKFPDNIDSLGWKDKEFEALIKEDLTIYHNTEVNSGSQQFIKNTFDYMALLALAGFFLGAISVYTAVRTRLLEKRNEIAILMCLGAKPNAILLLVFAEILILSIFGTTLGLVLGYGIQSILPDISGLMSVESGIVLGFSFSSLLWSLVLGVVLPLLISIPLVLETRSVKPLAALKEVESQTSGKLSTSKWQFGSFLLIYLLFTSLAVLETESIFKGILFTLVLLTLPVLVYGLYIFLGFLITKISKWGWLSKEWSLVTKKVTRKSGALRLSIIGLGSALFILTLSLILQESLLELSGAREIERRPNMFLLDIRETQKEDLLTAIKEFPVEKQFLAPVIGARLSKVNGEPIKKEDTIKNAMDRNWRATARTREYFLSYRDEMYDTEEVTKGSWWDNAGRNEISVERDFAGYLQAGVGDELTFNVQGREVSGKISNLRSVNWADMKPNFVVLFSRGILEKAPRFYIVSLLIDSGESRYQLQKVIVNRFPNITVIDTEKTIQAFMGILEKVTQMMALMTAFILAASFVLVFTTLYASQSERKREFALLRVIGANSRFMVKHFLREALLVSVISFLLGLVYSVVSNEVLNRSVLELRSVYPYGQLSLVFFGICLVTVSLYGLGLFSFFRMPTKTVLKEIK, from the coding sequence ATGAAAGCATCTTTGTTTCGATTTTACCTGAAACGTGAGCTCTTTTCTCGGTTTCGGTATTCACTGCTTATCGTTGTATCCATCACCCTTGGTGTGGGATCTGTGATTGGAATCCATTCCTACAAAGACAATACGGCAAATGCCATTAAAAAAGAGGCAAAATCAATTATGGGGGCCGATATTGCCCTCCAATCCCCCCAAGAAATCACAAAAACAGCAGAAAATTTGGTAAATACAAGCCTACCAAAGGGTTCCGAGACCAGTGCCTCCATCCAATTTTTATCCATGATTTCCAATGAATCGGGGGAAGAAAACTCTCTTAGTTTTGTCAAAGCGGTAGAAACCAATTACCCTTTCTACGGGGAAATGAAAACCGAACCAGAAGCTGCTTATCGCAATCTAAAACCAAACCAAGTTTTACTCGATAAATCGCTCGTAGAAAATTTAAAACTCAAAATCGGCGACCGTGTTCGTTTGGGCGATAGTTTACTTGTATTAGCTGGTGTTGTGGTAAAAGAACCGGGTGCTGTGGGTTCATTCGTAGGATCTGCTCCCGGTTCCATCATTTTGCGAGATACTGCCAACAAAACAGGACTTGTGCAACGAGGCAGTCGGATTCGTTATACAATCTATGCGAAATTTCCAGATAACATTGACAGTTTGGGTTGGAAGGACAAAGAGTTTGAAGCTCTCATCAAAGAAGATTTAACCATCTATCACAATACAGAAGTCAATTCGGGATCCCAACAGTTTATCAAAAACACATTTGATTATATGGCACTTCTTGCCTTGGCAGGATTCTTTTTAGGAGCCATTTCTGTTTATACAGCCGTTCGCACTCGGTTACTTGAAAAACGAAATGAAATTGCGATCCTTATGTGTCTTGGTGCCAAACCAAATGCCATTTTACTTTTGGTTTTTGCTGAAATTTTAATTCTTTCGATTTTCGGAACCACTCTTGGGTTAGTCCTTGGGTATGGAATCCAATCCATCTTACCGGATATCAGTGGTCTTATGTCTGTTGAATCAGGTATTGTTTTAGGATTCTCTTTTTCTTCTCTCCTTTGGAGTTTGGTGCTTGGAGTTGTATTACCACTCCTTATCTCCATTCCCCTTGTCTTAGAAACAAGATCTGTGAAACCACTGGCTGCTTTAAAAGAAGTGGAATCACAAACCAGTGGAAAACTTTCCACATCCAAATGGCAATTTGGATCTTTCCTTTTGATTTATCTTTTGTTTACGAGTCTTGCTGTCCTCGAAACAGAAAGTATCTTTAAAGGAATTTTGTTTACATTGGTATTGTTAACCTTACCAGTTCTTGTGTACGGATTGTACATCTTCCTTGGGTTTCTTATCACAAAAATATCAAAATGGGGTTGGTTATCCAAAGAATGGAGCCTTGTGACAAAAAAAGTCACACGTAAGTCGGGAGCCCTTAGGCTTTCCATCATAGGACTTGGATCGGCGCTTTTTATCCTCACCTTATCACTCATATTACAAGAAAGTTTGTTGGAACTGAGTGGGGCCCGTGAGATCGAACGTAGGCCCAATATGTTTTTATTGGACATCCGAGAAACTCAGAAAGAGGACCTTCTAACGGCGATTAAAGAATTTCCTGTGGAGAAACAATTTTTGGCTCCAGTGATTGGAGCAAGACTTTCCAAAGTGAATGGCGAACCCATCAAAAAAGAAGATACCATCAAAAACGCAATGGATCGGAATTGGCGCGCCACCGCACGGACTCGGGAATACTTTTTGTCCTATCGGGATGAGATGTATGATACAGAAGAAGTGACCAAAGGTTCCTGGTGGGACAATGCAGGGCGCAATGAAATCTCCGTAGAAAGGGATTTTGCTGGATATTTGCAGGCGGGAGTGGGCGATGAACTGACCTTTAATGTCCAAGGCCGTGAAGTTTCTGGAAAAATCTCTAATTTACGTTCGGTGAATTGGGCCGATATGAAACCAAACTTTGTAGTTCTATTTTCCAGAGGAATTTTGGAAAAGGCTCCGCGCTTTTATATCGTTTCCTTACTTATTGATTCTGGGGAAAGTAGATACCAATTGCAAAAGGTCATCGTAAACCGATTTCCGAACATCACAGTCATTGACACAGAAAAAACTATCCAAGCCTTTATGGGAATTTTGGAAAAAGTGACGCAGATGATGGCACTTATGACTGCTTTTATTTTAGCTGCTTCCTTTGTTCTCGTATTTACAACCTTATATGCCAGCCAATCCGAAAGAAAACGGGAGTTTGCCCTTTTGCGAGTCATTGGAGCAAACAGTCGTTTTATGGTAAAACATTTCCTGCGTGAAGCCTTACTTGTTTCTGTGATTTCATTTTTACTAGGACTTGTTTATTCCGTTGTATCGAATGAAGTTCTCAATCGTTCCGTTTTGGAGCTGAGAAGTGTGTATCCTTATGGACAACTGAGTTTGGTATTTTTTGGAATTTGTTTAGTGACTGTGAGTTTGTATGGTTTAGGACTTTTTAGTTTCTTTCGAATGCCAACGAAGACGGTTCTAAAAGAAATCAAATAA
- a CDS encoding ABC transporter ATP-binding protein, whose translation MLEFKNVFKSFHNESETIDVLKNISFRIETGEFVAIIGPSGSGKSTLLGVAAGLDKPDSGVVALDGTDVTKENESNLADLRADKIGFIFQNFQLLPGLNAIENVGIPLYLKSSLSETEILKKSEKILESVAMSHRATHFPKQLSGGEEQRIAIARSFVNDPKIIFADEPTANLDFKNSKTVLDLLLYRNKEQGTTLVVVTHDPDVAKLADRVLEMKDGEIISDSKKSKISKSSSSKKLTAKNTTKQKKTKVTSKQVRR comes from the coding sequence GTGTTGGAATTTAAAAATGTGTTCAAATCATTTCACAATGAATCGGAAACGATTGATGTGTTGAAAAATATTTCATTTCGCATTGAAACGGGTGAATTTGTAGCGATTATAGGCCCATCTGGTTCAGGTAAATCAACACTACTTGGTGTAGCAGCCGGTCTAGATAAACCAGATTCAGGGGTTGTGGCACTGGATGGAACCGATGTAACAAAGGAAAATGAATCTAATTTAGCTGATTTACGTGCAGACAAAATTGGTTTTATCTTTCAAAACTTCCAATTACTTCCAGGCCTAAATGCCATTGAGAATGTAGGGATTCCATTGTACTTAAAATCGTCACTCTCTGAGACAGAAATTTTAAAAAAATCAGAAAAAATATTGGAATCTGTGGCTATGTCTCACAGAGCCACTCACTTCCCAAAACAGTTGTCAGGTGGTGAAGAACAAAGAATCGCTATCGCTAGGAGTTTTGTGAACGATCCAAAGATTATTTTTGCAGATGAACCAACTGCCAATTTGGATTTTAAAAATAGTAAAACTGTTTTAGATCTTTTATTATATAGAAACAAAGAACAAGGCACCACTCTTGTTGTGGTCACACATGATCCTGATGTGGCAAAACTGGCCGATCGTGTTTTGGAGATGAAAGATGGGGAAATTATTTCGGATTCAAAGAAAAGTAAGATTTCTAAGTCTAGTTCTTCCAAAAAACTGACTGCAAAAAATACCACCAAACAAAAAAAAACGAAAGTTACTTCTAAGCAGGTGCGTCGATGA